In Pedobacter sp. W3I1, one DNA window encodes the following:
- the rpsB gene encoding 30S ribosomal protein S2, producing the protein MARTTYQDLLDAGVHFGHLTRKWNPKMAPYIFMERNGIHIIDLNKTLTKTEEAAAAIKQIVKSGRKVLFVSTKKQAKGIVAEQAKKVNMPFVTERWLGGMLTNFATVRKSIKKMSNIDKMTKDGTYSILSKKERLMIQRERIKLESLLGGIADLNRLPAALFLIDVKKEHIAVTEALKLNIPTFAMVDTNSDPSNIDFPIPANDDATKSISLITDVIIKAIEEGLDERKREKDDEAEKEAVAAKVAADAPEAKEPRAAGEKRPTTKKVTAEAEVEAPSSEETKTEE; encoded by the coding sequence ATGGCAAGAACAACTTATCAAGACTTATTGGATGCAGGTGTACACTTTGGTCACCTTACCCGTAAATGGAATCCAAAAATGGCTCCTTACATTTTCATGGAGCGTAATGGAATTCACATTATAGATTTAAATAAAACTTTAACTAAAACTGAAGAAGCTGCGGCTGCGATTAAACAAATCGTAAAATCAGGACGTAAAGTATTATTCGTTTCTACAAAGAAACAAGCAAAAGGAATCGTAGCTGAACAAGCTAAAAAAGTAAACATGCCTTTCGTAACCGAGCGTTGGTTAGGTGGTATGTTAACCAACTTTGCTACTGTTCGCAAGTCAATCAAAAAGATGTCTAACATCGATAAAATGACTAAAGACGGTACTTATTCGATCTTATCTAAAAAAGAGCGTTTAATGATTCAACGTGAGCGTATTAAATTAGAATCACTTTTAGGTGGTATTGCTGATTTAAACCGTTTACCTGCAGCTTTATTCTTAATTGATGTTAAGAAAGAACACATTGCAGTTACTGAAGCGTTAAAATTAAACATCCCTACTTTTGCGATGGTTGATACTAACTCTGATCCTTCTAACATCGATTTCCCTATTCCAGCGAATGATGATGCTACAAAATCAATCTCTTTAATTACTGATGTAATTATCAAAGCTATTGAAGAAGGCTTAGATGAGCGTAAACGCGAAAAAGATGATGAAGCTGAAAAAGAAGCAGTAGCAGCGAAAGTTGCAGCTGATGCTCCTGAAGCAAAAGAGCCTAGAGCAGCTGGTGAAAAAAGACCAACTACTAAAAAGGTAACTGCTGAAGCAGAAGTTGAAGCGCCTTCATCAGAAGAAACTAAAACAGAAGAATAA